The genomic DNA GGCGGTACGGACTGGATGTGCTCCAGGACCTTTGTCATGCATGGAATTCGCTCACTCGACATACTAAATACCTACGGTAACAGGGACCGGATCGCAGCCGGATTTCCAGCGCGCCAGTGCCGTCAACTCAGATAATTGGAACGATAACGTGGAAGAAAGGACACGAAAAGGTTCACATGTGAGGAATCTCGGTAGTATATCTGCTTACCTAGCTTTCTGGTTGATGAGAACGGATTCTTACATCAGCATGAACCATTAATCAACGTTTTTTGTTGGCGGATAAGGCAAAAACCGCTTGACAGAGCGAGGTCCGACCATTAGAAACGGCTGCTACCGTTCGAGATACTCCGACTCAGTCGTCCAAGGAAACACACGAGGCGGAAAGCCCATCGAGGGTCTCACCACCCCGGCATGGCTCTTGACCGACAGAAATACCACGTGATCACTGAACAGGTTGAAATAAACGCTCAAGGTGTTATAGACTTAATATGAACGGTGTTTCGTTCGGCGATAAAACCGGGTTTCAGAAGAACCGGCTCTTTGGGCGAGCGAAGAGACACCGGAGCATAATCGCAATTCCATCCATTATCTTGGCCGTGCTAGATGGGGAGCTAGCGGTGCCCTGAACCCGAAATACGCTTTAGCGGGTTGTGAACCCCGTCAGGTCCGGAAGGAAGCAGCGGTAAACAATGCAGTCCGTGTCGCGGATTTGTCTAGTCTTTAAATCCCGGGTGAAAGTTTCTTCAGCGGTAACATTCGAAGGAAGGTGCACGGCCAAGATTTTCTTCCTCTTCTCCTATCGGAAAAACGGATTCGTACGTTTCTCGCGACCCACCGTTGTGGCGGGACCGTGCCCGCTGAGGACTTGGACGTTGTCCGCCAGCGAGAAGATTTTGGTTTCCACCGACCGTATCAACGTGTCGTAGTCGCCTCCGGGAAAATCCGTGCGCCCGATGGAACCCGCAAACAACAGGTCCCCCACGAATACGACCCCGTCGGATAGAATTGAGATCCCCCCCGGCGAATGCCCCGGCGTGTGCAGAAACTTCAGTTCGATCCGTCCCAACATGATCGTATCCCCATCCTCAACGTAGATGTCCGGCTTGGGTGAATTTTCAGCATGCATCCCCCACGCTGCCGCTGCTTGAGAAAGATGCTCCAGCATGGGCGTATCCAGTTGATGAGCCACCAGTTTGGCCCCTGTAGCATCCTTGACGGCGCGATTTGCCCCCACATGATCAAAGTGACCGTGTGTGTTGATGATGTACTCGAGCTGGAGATCTTCCTGATCTAAAATGCCAAGGATGCGCCCCGCCTCATCCCCCGGATCGATTACAGCGGACTTTCGAGTAACTTCGCAACCCAGCACGTAGCAATTGGCCTGTATAGGCCCCACGGGCATACCTTTGATAATCACGGCATTCTCCTTGAAGGCGTCCGTTCATGTCGGCACATATGTCTTACGACACATGGTATTGAATGAGGACACGGATTACCAGATTCGTCCGGATATGTAAAGCCGCAGGCGGGTAAGGCCTGAAGAGCGCATCCCCCCTGCATCCCTGAGAGACGACGGACATGGCGGGCATTTAACGGCATTCTGAAGACAAATCAACGAATCTCGAGAAAAAGAGTGAGAAAAAGAGTTGCGCCTCGTTGCTTTTTTTGTAATAATAGTAACAATACTGTACTTTCAAGTTCAAAGGAGCACGGCCATGGCGCAAGTTCTGATCGCCGAAAACGATCGTGTTTGGAAAGACTTGTTGTCGGACATACTGTCTGAAGAACACGAACTCGTATTCTGGCAGCAAGGCGGGAACGAACCGGGAATTCTGGAAGAAAAGCTGTTCGACGTAGCTATTATCGACAAAAGGCTTAACGGGTCCAATGGCAGCAAGTTGCTTGAATCCATAAAAAGGGCGTCTCCGGAAACGGTCGTGATCATGACCAGCGAGGGAGAAGACGCCAAAGAGGTGGTGGAGGCCATGCGAAAAGGGGCCTTCGACTACGTCATAAAGCCCTTTTCCCCTGAAAAGATTCGCAAGTCGATCGAGCAGGCCCTGGAAAACCGGGCATTCAGGTTCGAGATCGATTACCTGCGTCGCAACCAGGACGTGGTCTACGATTTGAACAACATCATCGCGGAAAGTTCCGCGATGAAACAGGTCATTCATATGATCGAACGAGTGGCCGAAACCGATTCGACGGTTCTGATGACCGGGGAGACCGGCACTGGAAAAAGCTTTTTGGGAGGCTCCGTACACTTCAACAGCAAACGCGCTAAATCACCCTTCATCAAGATCAACTGCGCCAACATGCCGGACACCCTTCTCGATAGCGAATTCTTAGGGCACGAAAAGGGAGCCTTTACCGGGGCCACCAAGAGACGAATCGGACGTTTCGAGCAAGGCAACGGAGGCACCGTTTTTCTGGACGAGATCGGCGAAATAAGCACTATGCTTCAGGCAAAGCTCCTGAGAGTTCTGGAAGAACGTGAGTTCGAGCGGGTGGGCGGAAACAAGACCATCAAGGTGGACGTTCGCATTATTGCCGCAACGAACAAGGCATTATCCGAAGAGATTCAAAAAGGGCTGTTTCGCGAGGATTTGTACTACCGCATCAACGTGCTTAACATCCATTTGCCGCCGCTGAGGGAGCGGCGGGAAGACATCCACCTGCTTGCGGAATACTTTCTGGATAAGCATTGCCGTAATCTGCGAAAGAAGTTGAGCGGATTCACGAAGGATGTTCTGGACATATTTCGAAATTACGATTGGCCCGGGAACATCCGTCAGCTTTCCAATACGGTGGAACGGGCCGTGCTTTTAGCCGACGACTCAGCGGTAGGAGTACAAAACGTGGCTTTGGGCACGTTTCCCAGGCCGATCAAGTCCGCGCCCGAAGTCCGTTCCCCTCAACCCGAAATAATACCCTCCGAAAAGGTGCGATCCTTGGTCGATAATGAGCGTCAGCTTATATTGGACGCCTTGGAGAAAAATCTCTGGATCCAAAAGGACGCGGCAGAGGATTTGGGGATCAGCCGGCGTGTTCTTAACTATAAAATAAGGAAGCTCGGCATCACTCATCCACGCTGGAGAAAGAACATATAGAACGGGGCTCGCTTCCGAGACCGGTCCGGTGCAGCTCTCGGCGGCCGTTTAGGGACCTGTGATATCTCCGAGCTTTCTCTCCATGTCCACGGAGACGTGGAGACCGGAAAGCCGATGATCGACACTCCCTTTCCTGTTGATCATAAAAGCCGCGGGAATCGCCTTTACGCCCCAAGCTCTGGCCAGTTTGGAATCGGCTCTCAAGATCGGGTAACTATCGTTCGGCGAATTCGATGATTTTCTCGGACGGTTTCTTGTCCAGGGCCAGACTCAGGAAGACGACGTCGCTTTTGTGCTTGTTGTAGAAACTGACCAGATCCGGGATCTCCTCTTTGCACGTGGGGCAGTAGGTGGCCCAAAAAACGATGATGATCGGTTTTCCCAGATAGTCCGAAAGTGTGACTTCTTTCCCATTCACATCGGAAAGAGTAAAATTCAGTGTTCCCGTGATGTCTGCGGCGTTGGCGAGGGAACCCGACATAACCGCCGCCACAATCAGAAAAAGGACCGCACAGTTTTTGGCCCATCCGAAATACTCGCCTTTTTCTTTTTTTCGAATTGATTCCTTTCTCATGCCTTACCTCCCTCGCAAGTATCGGAAGAATACTTCAAGCGCTTTAGGCGCCTGCGCATCACGTAGGTTTTAATAATAGTTATTGTTTCGTGCTTGTCCAGGACCTTTCTAATCTCTTTCCGTTCCCGGGTTTACCGTGGCAACCGGACAGGGGGAGTGCAGGATCAGATGTTGTACCGTGCTGCCGAAAACCGCTTTCCCGACGGCACTGGTCTTGCGAACGCCGACCACAACCATTTCGATGTGCTCGCGCATATCGAGGATAAATGACATCAAGTCCTCTCCCGCGCTTTGCCTGCGCCCCGTCGCCAACCTTTCCAGTCCTAGGCTTCGATTCCGGGTCGGGCCGTCGTCGAACCTTTCTGCAGTTGGATCAGAGTGATTTCCGGACGACAGTTGATGCGAACCGGCGCCAAGATCGTTCCCAGTCCACGGTTCACGTACATTCGGTTGTCCTGATGGTCGGCGGAGGCATACCATCCGTGAGAATACGTGAGGCCCATCCTGGCCAGGGAGATGCCTCGAGTTCCCGGAATCGGAAAGATGCACTGCCCGCCGTGGGTGTGCCCTGCCAAAGTCAAATGAACATCGAGACTCCGTGCCTGCCGAAACACTCCGGGCCGGTGTGCCAGAAGAAGACGGAAGCTTCCCGGTTCACAGTGCAGGAGCAAATCCTTTAGCTGGGGGAAATAGGCATCTCGGGTCCAGCGTGAAACCGGGTCATCGAGCCCGATGATTTGTAGTGAATCCGGGAGCTTTTTTCGATCGGCCACTTCGTCTTTCAGGAAAAACAGACGGCTGCGCCTGAGCTCACGTTCCATGGCCGCCATGCCCGTGTAATAGTCGTGGTTTCCCGGCACCACAAACACGCCCAGGTCCGATCGCAGCCCATCCAAAATTTCGACGCCTTCAGGTATGTATTTGGCGTCGTGGTTGATGATATCCCCGGTCACTACCACCAGGCCGGCATTTAAACCGTTGATCGTAGCCACGGTTTCTCGAAGCTGGTCCGGTGAGAAATACGGACCGAGGTGAATATCACTGATTTGGGCCACGGTCAGTCCGTCGAGATCTTCGGGAAGATCGTCGTATCGCGCCCGATACCTGTTTATACTCACTTGATTGCTTTCAGCATAGGCGGCATACGAAAACGAGGCGGCTCCGACGGCAAAGGCCCATTTACCGGAAGTACTCAAGAAGTCCCTGCGTTGCGCTTCAAATCCTGTAGAAACAAGACGGCGGGCGGCGAATGCCCGATAGACAATGGGAATAACGAGAACGCATCCAACGAAGAAGACGGTCATGACATAAATGACATAGGGATACAGAATCAGGTGGCGCAGCCATGAAGATTGGTCGATGGCGTCACGATATCTGAAGTAAGCCATGGGAACGCCGATAAACGCCGTTGATGATGCCAGGTAGAAGCTCATTTGAACGAATCGCGACTTCTCTCTGAACCATGCCCAATTTCTGAACAGGATTTCCAGCACACATACCTGGAGAATCATTATCAATATTAAAATACCCATCGCCACCAAAAGAAAATAAGTCATCGGTAACAAACATCTCCCCTGCTAGGAGCCTGACGCCGTTGCCGGTACGTGCGACTCCCGCGAATTCATTCAATCAAGCCCGGCGAACATCCTGCGAAAAAGATCTTCACCAGACCGTTTCCGATCCGCCTCGATCGAATTACACGCCGGACTGCCCCCCTGAATGGGGAAAAGCGGTCGCGCGGATCATAAAATTGATATTATACCTAAAAAATCTTTTTAATAACAACCTTCTCACCATTAAACCCCGGCAAAGACCGAGATCGGATTATTCATACGCAAACCGTGACACATCCTCAACCGCTCCTCCATGCTCTTCCGGACTCACGGGAGGCGAGATGCGTCCGCTTCCGATCTTGCGCTTCTTGTTCAAGAGGGGAGCGCCCATTGCCCGGAATCAAGCTAATCCGCCAACAAGATCCCGGTCAAAAAAAGATCCGTCAGGATTGTCCCCGGTCATGAAAACGGCGCCGATTTGCAAGCGACGGCTTGCTCTCTGCCTATTGTTGAACAACTTCACTGTCCGCTTCCGCAACGATGTTAACGAGGCAGATGAATACATCCTTATCGAACTTACCTGAGTCTGTCTCCTTTTTTATGATCTGAAGTGCTCCGAAGGCGCTTGTAGCCTCTCGGTACGGTCTTTTGGAAGTGGTCAGCGCTTCAAAGCAGTCAATCATACCTAAGATTCGTCCTGGGACACTAACCCCCTTTATCTTTTGGGGATACCCGCATCCGTCTAGTCTTTCGTGATGATCTTGTATACATTTTCTAACGATTATGTTGTCTTTGAGATTCGCGTACATCGTTCTCAAGATATTCATTCCGAAATCGACATGCATCTTCATTATCTCAAACTCGTCCGGAGTCAGTCGCCTGTTCGCTTTCAAAATATCGTCCGGTATGTGGATCTTTCCGAGATCATGAAGTAGCGCTCCCAATGCCCAACTTTTTAGTATTTCTTTTTTCTCTCTCACAGGGCTTGGATAATCCGTAACTCGAATATATTTTTCATTTTTCATAAGAAACATTAATGTCAACACCATCGTATTTACGCTATGGCTAGTCGTAGTAGTATCCTTCATCGTATATTTATGTAACATTGTTAGAATATTCTTATCCCTAAAACATAAATCTGCATATTGCTCGGCAATGCGCTGCATTTGCATCAAACCGTTCTTAGTATCTTCTTTAGCTCTGTTTTTATAAGCCATTTCGGCAAAAAACTCATCAAGTAATTGTATTGTATATCCTTTTACCAGTCCTGCTTTTTCAGTATTAAGCTTACCTTCTAATAATTGTTTAAGTTTAGCCTCAATAAGCTTACTACATTTTTTTTGGTCATCTAGTCTTACATAAATATTAATGTTGCGTGAAATGATCTCGCCTATAGTAGATTTCCTATATTGATCGTCTCTTGGCTTGAACCTTAAATATTGGCCAGAGGCAGGTTGAAATAGAAATATTGGATACTCAACATACAAATCAATTAACTGGGGTTGTATCTTTACATACATTTCCAGATTCATGATTCGAAGCCCTTTTGGGATAGCCAATAGATAGGAGTATGATGGCCGTCGCGTGTTAACGCGCTCCGCTGATAAGAGACGATGTTTATCAACGCGGGCGAAATCATAAATCAAATATCGATGGGCCGGCTTCGAATGAGCACTAAATACCGCTCGATGTGGGTTCCGAAGCCGATCACGAATAAGCGTTCGGCA from Deltaproteobacteria bacterium includes the following:
- a CDS encoding sigma-54-dependent Fis family transcriptional regulator, whose translation is MAQVLIAENDRVWKDLLSDILSEEHELVFWQQGGNEPGILEEKLFDVAIIDKRLNGSNGSKLLESIKRASPETVVIMTSEGEDAKEVVEAMRKGAFDYVIKPFSPEKIRKSIEQALENRAFRFEIDYLRRNQDVVYDLNNIIAESSAMKQVIHMIERVAETDSTVLMTGETGTGKSFLGGSVHFNSKRAKSPFIKINCANMPDTLLDSEFLGHEKGAFTGATKRRIGRFEQGNGGTVFLDEIGEISTMLQAKLLRVLEEREFERVGGNKTIKVDVRIIAATNKALSEEIQKGLFREDLYYRINVLNIHLPPLRERREDIHLLAEYFLDKHCRNLRKKLSGFTKDVLDIFRNYDWPGNIRQLSNTVERAVLLADDSAVGVQNVALGTFPRPIKSAPEVRSPQPEIIPSEKVRSLVDNERQLILDALEKNLWIQKDAAEDLGISRRVLNYKIRKLGITHPRWRKNI
- a CDS encoding MBL fold metallo-hydrolase, with product MIIKGMPVGPIQANCYVLGCEVTRKSAVIDPGDEAGRILGILDQEDLQLEYIINTHGHFDHVGANRAVKDATGAKLVAHQLDTPMLEHLSQAAAAWGMHAENSPKPDIYVEDGDTIMLGRIELKFLHTPGHSPGGISILSDGVVFVGDLLFAGSIGRTDFPGGDYDTLIRSVETKIFSLADNVQVLSGHGPATTVGREKRTNPFFR
- a CDS encoding universal stress protein, encoding MVCLRRPSGQPNVREPWTGNDLGAGSHQLSSGNHSDPTAERFDDGPTRNRSLGLERLATGRRQSAGEDLMSFILDMREHIEMVVVGVRKTSAVGKAVFGSTVQHLILHSPCPVATVNPGTERD
- a CDS encoding HD domain-containing protein, which gives rise to MNLEMYVKIQPQLIDLYVEYPIFLFQPASGQYLRFKPRDDQYRKSTIGEIISRNINIYVRLDDQKKCSKLIEAKLKQLLEGKLNTEKAGLVKGYTIQLLDEFFAEMAYKNRAKEDTKNGLMQMQRIAEQYADLCFRDKNILTMLHKYTMKDTTTTSHSVNTMVLTLMFLMKNEKYIRVTDYPSPVREKKEILKSWALGALLHDLGKIHIPDDILKANRRLTPDEFEIMKMHVDFGMNILRTMYANLKDNIIVRKCIQDHHERLDGCGYPQKIKGVSVPGRILGMIDCFEALTTSKRPYREATSAFGALQIIKKETDSGKFDKDVFICLVNIVAEADSEVVQQ
- a CDS encoding TlpA family protein disulfide reductase encodes the protein MRKESIRKKEKGEYFGWAKNCAVLFLIVAAVMSGSLANAADITGTLNFTLSDVNGKEVTLSDYLGKPIIIVFWATYCPTCKEEIPDLVSFYNKHKSDVVFLSLALDKKPSEKIIEFAER